TTGCTTGTGACAACTACAGTCTGATTCTCCCTGCCACAAGCTCCCACTTTCTGCTAACCTCCTGAAActgatttggattttttaaatttatatttcctgtctttctatctcctccttttcttttgcacTGTGCTAGTTGCACATAAATCATCTCAGGAAGGGACTTGACTTGGCCCTTTACAGTGATGACAAACCGAGGGCCTAAAGATCCCCAGTTTCCCCAAGGATTAATCACCTCTCTAAAAAGAGCAATTTACAGTTTTAGtgggaaggaaataaattcaTACTTTTGTTTCTACAAACTACCGGCTGTTCACAAACTTGACTGTTCGATAGTTCATTTAAAACATAGCAGAGTCCCTGTTTGCTAGCTGCTCTCTTACCCCACTAAGCAAACACCAGGGTGCATAGAAGCCAGTGGGTAGTGATGCAGACTGAAGTTTTTTACTTGTAGGGCAAATTCTCCTGCATTTGAGGGATGTATGGCTCCCCACAGTGCCCAGTAGTCTGCATCACTAAAGCTCTGAGTGGGTTTTAAAGCAAGCACATCTAAGTTGTGTGTCCTGTGGAGAACTAAGATGACGTACATGCTTATCCCACAGGTTGAAAAAAATGAGCCAACACCAGTGTGCAAATAGAGCACGAACACTGGAATGAGAGAGGCCCAAACCTCCCTGCAGGGGCTGTTGGCTCTCTAAGGAGAGTCTGCGGTGCTTCTGGGAACCCTAACTCCAGCTGGCTATACTGTTGCATCATCTCCTGCCATGGGATATTATCTTGCCAGCAAAAATGCTCTGAATTAAATACCTAGCTTTTCTGAGATCTCTCTGTACTGATGCCGTCCATGGAAATAAATCTTGATGTAAAGCAATTGCTCTTCTACTGCTAGGACTATCAtgtggcagggagcagctgaacATGCCTTTCTCAACATTCACCTCATGCTTGTACATTAttcaaagggggaaaaaatagctcCATCTTTAGGGAGGCTGAAGTAGctgatttctttcctgttctaaGGAAAATGAGAGCTAAAGACTAGGAAGGGGTAGAACAAGGCATCAGGTCAGGTGCACTGCCCAGCAGAGCAAAACACAAAGGACCCTCTTAACACTGGAAAGAGGAGTAGGACAGTGCCCTGAAGGAAGCACCTAGGCTTGAAAGTTCCCTCTATAGAACTCCTTAGGCAAAACAGATAAAAGAATTAtcccaaggaaaagagaaaagagaggttTAATAATTGGCTTCCAGTATTATCTGTCCTGGGTAAAATGTCTAGCATTCGAAGCAGAGGATCAGAAGTTAGAATCCAcatgttttccttctgattcAGTCTAGTAacttttctgtgtctctgtttttaattgtcactttttttcaagtcactttttaaaacttGCTTTATTTCCAGGCTCAGAGAAATGTAAAGTAGTCACTTATACTACACACTGAGTacatatatgaaaatatatgaaagTATATATATGAGTacatatatgaaaataaatttatgattaccttgtttttaatattactAGATAGATCACAACTGTGAAATCAGATAATACTTTGTTCTGCCCTCATGTTTGGGCTTGAAATACTCCATGTGTAGCAGAATCCAGGAAAGATTTCACAATTAAGGTCACTTCAAGTCCACCACCCATATACTAcgctttatttttcagtattttattccACATAGAAAGGTCTTGACTATCAGGGATGGCACTACAAGGAACTGTTTTAAGAGCAGATTTACCATTTTCCTTGCTGGCAACCCTCCACTGCCTACACCTAAAAAGTTATAAATTCTACCTGAActcaccagctgctgccagacatGGGCATCCTTGCTGGAGTGAGTGCCTGCAGAGAAAGTTGATGTAGAAGAGTCCCTCCCTGAGCTGGACAGGGTGAGAGAAATGAATCAGTTACTGACAAGACTCTTTTGTGGCTATGCTGTCTGCAAATTATCTCTCATCATCCTTAGCTGTGTGATACTGCATGCCTCTGTGCCCATGGACAGCTGAACTGAACAGAGGGCTCCTTGTGAGCCTCTTGAAGTGAGTGTTCTGTGCTTGACACACAGGTAGCTAAGGAACAAACTGAGCTGCCACAATATTTCTGGAAAGCCAGGGAAATTTAACCTCCAAGTTCTTTCCTGACACCATCATGTCACCTGACTGTTCTTAGCCCAAAGTGTTGAAGAAACCGATGATATCCATCCTTTTTCAAGCATATAGAGGTACTAGAGCACAGGTGGTTGAATGACTGCAGCCTCTGTGAGTGACTCCCAGAGCCCAGACCCTTCTTTCTCTTATCTGTTTCTTAGATGAGGTACACCCCGGtgccaaagctgcagcagaaagccCTGGTCTCCACAAGTCTGATTTGACTGCTGCTCCTTTGTAAACTAGAGGAGCTAACCCACCTGACATTTGCAGGAATCAGGCTTCTGGAAGGAGAATCCAGCACAAGGAAAAGCCATGGGTGAATGGCAATTTAGGGGACTTACTGGCCTGCTTGGCTTTCTCTGTATATGTGGTGGTTAGGTCTTCATCAATGGGATGTTCCACCGGCCCCACCATGGGGATGAGATGGCGTTCCGCTCGGATAGCCTTGGTGGCATGGGGCAGGAGCATTGCCTCTGGAGAAGGCTCCCGTCCCTCTGTTGACGGCGGCCGCAGCTGTCCCTCGCTGTCTGAGAACGGAGTGTCTGTGCGACTGCCAGGCAGACAGACAATCTCCCTCTTGGCCACCCCGCTGGCGCTGGCCAGCTCCGCTCCCCCCTGCGCAGCAGCCTCCGGCGTGCTCTCGTAGCCGCTCTGCTCAGACAGGGACACCTCGTCCTGAGGGGCATCCGCCCTGCCGCTGGTGCTGTCGGGCGGGGAGCGTGGGCTCTTCTTGCGAGCCCGGCGGTGCTTCTCCTGCGCCACGTTGTCAGCATCGCTGTCTGTCTCACCGTAGTAGGCCTCGCTGTCCGGGGGCGACGTGAGGCTCTCCAGGTGCCTCGGTGACCTCCACGGCTGGGAGGGCTGTGTGGTGGCTGGAGCTCCTCCTGCTGGTTCAGAGGTGAGTAACTGTGCCccggggctgagcagggagggtGAAGAGAGCGCTCGCTGCCCTGGAGAAGGGGAACGCTGGAGCCACGGGCCAGTCTGGTCCCCACCAACTATCctgtggggagaaggaaaagtggTGAGTGAGGTCTGGTTTGTGTAGCTAAACTGGAAGGAAACCCTGGCGTGAAAGAGGGCTACGGATTGGGACAGTGTTACAGATGTTTTTCAGGTGGTACAGACAACTGAAGTGTAGACACCAAGGACAGACCTGTCCCCGACATCAGCTACATGCTCTCATTCTGATTCTCTGCTTCGCGGCTCTATGGAAACCAGGTGTTGAACACTCAGAAATCAGAATGCctgaaaaccattaaaaaaatcgACCAAGCTTAATCAGCTCCCCAGGCATTTCTCCTGGAGAGATGAATTCCTGCATAGCAAGCATTCCCCAGGACAGAGAGACCTACCCTTCAGCCTGTGGCTTGTCAACAGAGAAAGGCTGGTGCTCAGCTATCACACTGcactccagctgctcctgcagctaAGACTGGGTCAAATTTGCAGATCCTGACACCCCCAAACTGCTTTAGTTCAGACTGGGCTCGCAAGAAGTCAGTgctatttgtttgctttgacCTCTACATGGGATTAAATAGCAAATAAAGGCCCAAGTGATTTTTGGGGATAGGACTATGGTATCTGGTGGTAGGAGACCACTCTAATATTTAGCCTGCTCACTGTTGGACTGCTTCACAAGCTAACTAACTGGGTTTTGACGATCATATGCAGTCATGCTGGCCAGACTAATCCATGGTGGTGTTTGCCTTTGGCTTAGACATAGAAATTTCAAGCCTCTAAGACATCTGGAAGGGTGACCAGAGGAGGTGCTGGTCAGACTGGGGCAGTCAACCCTACTGCTGGCTTCCGGAGGGAAGGAGAATTGGCTGTGCTGACAGGAAAAGAGCCCATTCTGTCTTCCCTCTCCTCAAGAGTGAGTCTGGATTTAAATGGCGGTTTAACTCCAGCCCACACAGATGGAGCTGGGAACTTGTTCCTACTCTTGTCAGACTCACCATAGCTTATAAGAACTATAAAGGAGTCCTAAGTATTTGCCTTCTGAACATGCACACCATgaagccaggcaggcagcatTGCCTCTGTAAAGCTGTGGAACTCATGACTTGGATCCCAATTCTAAACTCTGAAAAATTTATATGTATGTCAAATGCAAACTTTTATGGAAGCTAAGGGTGGGAGAATTTCTGTGgcagttcatttttttaatactctttGCCATTATGTAATCTCACTGGGGAGCAACCTCAACATTCCACAAGCAAAACAGAACAGTCCTTCCTCTTCTTTAAACACTTGACCAGGTAACTGAGAAGTATAACTGCTTGTAAGACAGTTTCTCTTGTTCTGTACTGTCAGGTCAGtgtctttcccttcctctttttctgtaaTACATATACTCCAGAGTCATCCAGCTACCTCTCCTTTCTGTACAGGAATGATTGGTGTTTTCTCTGGGAAGATAAAGATGAAGTGGAAATAGACATGTGATCAAGAAAGCAACCTTGGATGATTTCTCCACTACTCCAAATGAAGCCAACTGATTACATTATTTCCAAACCATCCAGTGTTGGCTCCATCCAGAGGGCTGCAAGAAGCCTGCCTTTGTCACTTTGTTAATTGAAAGTGTGCTGATTTTGACCGATTAGAATTTGCCCAGGCACCTGTTGGCTGCAGATAGGCTCCAGTGGTGTGAGATAAGGCCTTGGCAAGGGACCGGGAGCTATTCTGGACACCTTGTATAGAACTTACTCATCTCACTTAATCACAGCTAGGGTATAGAGTGAGCACATCAGAAGACACTGGCACTTTCTTAGATGCCAAGGGGAAGATCCTACATGCTCAGGCTTTCCTTCTCTGAGCACTGCCCACCTCTGTTCCTGCTTTACAGATGACAGCAACAGCGTGGCTGTCCCTCCCCACTGCTCACAGTGCTCACTCTGTCTTTTCAGGACTGTAGAAGATCACATCTCCCAGCCCCCTTCACCAGAGCCTGATTTTCTGAGGGTGGCTTCTGTTTAGGCAGTAGAATGGACTAGCTAGGACTTCACACAGCTTTGCTGCCTTCACCTTTATAGGATTATTCATTTATAGCTTGGGCCGCATCCAGCATGGACTGACGCACTGGGTTAACTTAGCACAGGGAGGATGAGGAACATTACTGGGACTATTTTTTGTCCATAAATTTGAGCCTGATCTCCAGTACTCTCCTGAACCAGAGACTGGCACAGATACTTCTTCCCACAAAAAGGGGGCTTAGCCACACACTTCTCATCTTTGTGGGAAGTCAGTATACAGACTGTTTGACTACAACAGCCCACTGTAAGACAGGGCAAAGCATTGAGATGTCCACATGTTAGCCATGTTAGGATATGGGTAAGTCCTCCTGGTACACCTTGCAGTATGGTGAAACCAAAGGTTTCCTGCCTGCCTTGTTTCTGCTGGATGTGGACAGCTGCTGTACTGGATGAAAACACTCTACTGCCTGCACTGTCACAGCACTGGCACTTGGGAGCAGGTTACCTTTTCACACGGATGTTGAGCATGCCATTGGAGGAATCGATGATCTGCATGGCATTAGCATGAGACAGGCCAGCACATGACTTCCCATTGATAGATA
This is a stretch of genomic DNA from Sylvia atricapilla isolate bSylAtr1 chromosome 8, bSylAtr1.pri, whole genome shotgun sequence. It encodes these proteins:
- the SYNPO2L gene encoding synaptopodin 2-like protein; this translates as MGAEEEMLITLSGGAPWGFRLQGGSEQKRPLQVSKIRKRSKACRGGLWENDVLVSINGKSCAGLSHANAMQIIDSSNGMLNIRVKRIVGGDQTGPWLQRSPSPGQRALSSPSLLSPGAQLLTSEPAGGAPATTQPSQPWRSPRHLESLTSPPDSEAYYGETDSDADNVAQEKHRRARKKSPRSPPDSTSGRADAPQDEVSLSEQSGYESTPEAAAQGGAELASASGVAKREIVCLPGSRTDTPFSDSEGQLRPPSTEGREPSPEAMLLPHATKAIRAERHLIPMVGPVEHPIDEDLTTTYTEKAKQASKSPKLPFTHGFSLCWILLPEA